TTTTCTTTTGCTCTATTTTGCAATTTTTCTCCTTGCTAAGCCTGAATATTTCCTGTGCAGAGTTATACACAGTATATTCCCTTGCCTATCAGCGATGTTGATTCTTGGCCAAAAGCACCTTCTATATGTGTTTTTGATTGCTCTGCTGCAGGAATGGTTGTTATTGCCTTCATTGAGGTACTTGCTCGCGTTCTATCCTCAATTTGTCACTAGTATATTTTCTGGCTGGCGCTATTCAAATAGACATCGTTGTCTTCCTTCTCTAGCCttatttgattttccttttttttatttatttatttgaatttgattgataGCTTCTTGACTGTGGCACTTCTAACTACCCTGGATCTTCAAGAGACTGCATTCTTCTAGCTGCGTGTGAAGCACATGAGACTCTTCCTCAAAGTGCTGAATTTCCTGCCGATGTGTTTACTTCTTGTCTTACTACACCTATCAAAATGACATTGAGATGGTAAAACACTTCTAGGGGTTCTGAAGGTTGTTTAGACAGGATTTACTAGTTGCTAGTTTGTTCAGAAATGTTTTGCTTGCCGTGAGGGTTATGCGCTCTGCAAATTGTTCTCCAATTTCTTACCCATTGTGCCACCAACCCATCAGCACTATATGTGGTACTACAACTTGTTTTTcagttgtttattttaaaattttcttctgcACATTCCAGGGATGCACGGGACATGGCTGCTGAAATTTGCCTTTCTCAGCTTCCATTGTTGGTTGAGGATCCTAATGCAGAGTTCCAGGTTCCTTTGCTAATATTTATTTGTTATCCTGAATTTTGCTGACGTGTATTGGATCCAGACAAGAATTGAGTGGCAGAATGAGAGGGTGCCTATTGACTGCTCATCATGTTCCCTCATACCTGAGTgtacttttgttttgtttcagcCAAGTTCATTTTTCACTGACCAGCTGATAGCCTTTGAGGTATGCCTTGACCATGGATCTGAGCATAAAAAGCCACCAGAGCAATTGCCTATTGTGGTTCAGGTGCTGTAATCCTTCCTTGTCATTCTAGCAGTGTCGTCCAATGTTTGGTTGCCCTTCTTTATGGTGATTTCATATTGGTCAGATTTACGTTAAACAATTTTACATTATATCGACTCCTCAGTGACCtaagttattttttattgtaaGGTGGGGAAATGGTCCTTCAGAATAACGGATGTCTATTGCCATAGTTTCTAACAAGttaatttttggattgaaatccCATTTAAATGTAATATGTGACCAGCTCACGATTGATGTTTCAGGTTTTGCTTAGTCAATGTCATCGAATCCGTGCTCTAGTTCTTCTTGGAAGATTCCTTGATATGGGACCATGGGCCGTAGATCTGGTAGTTCTTTAGGGGTGTAGTCTTCATTATTTGCATTTCATTGTGTTTCANNNNNNNNNNNNNNNNNNNNNNNNNNNNNNNNNNNNNNNNNNNNNNNNNNNNNNNNNNNNNNNNNNNNNNNNNNNNNNNNNNNNNNNNNNNNNNNNNNNNNNNNNNNNNNNNNNNNNNNNNNNNNNNNNNNNNNNNNNNNNNNNNNNNNNNNNNNNNNNNNNNNNNNNNNNNNNNNNNNNNNNNNNNNNNNNNNNNNNNNNNNNNNNNNNNNNNNNNNNNNNNNNNNNNNNNNNNNNNNNNNNNNNNNNNNNNNNNNNNNNNNNNNNNNNNNNNNNNNNNNNNNNNNNNNNNNNNNNNNNNNNNNNNNNNNNNNNNNNNNNNNNNNNNNNNNNNNNNNNNNNNNNNNNNNNNNNNNNNNNNNNNNNNNNNNNNNNNNNNNNNNNNNNNNNNNNNNNNNNNNNNNNNNNNNNNNNNNNNNNNNNNNNNNNNNNNNNNNNNNNNNNNNNNNNNNNNNNNNNNNNNNNNNNNNNNNNNNNNNNNNNNNNNNNNNNNNNNNNNNAAGTATGTTATTTTGGCATGCGCTTACaccaaagtaaaaaaagaaatgtcaggaaaaaaaatggaaaggaacAGAGACTAAAATAGAGCAAAAGAAAAGCAACAAGAATTGATTCCTAGCAGTTAAACAAGTGAACACCTTATTAAACAGCCAGATTTCACCATTTGCAGTTGGCTTTGGAACACCATGTCCATTGCAATGAAATAAAACTCTCTGACTTGGCATATCTGCAACATGTATTACAATGTTTCTTCACTTCATCCACTATAGGATCAACTTCAACCTTACTGCGAGCCTGGCCATGTTTAATAGAAAGAATTAGATTCTAAACTTGATGGAATAGCCTGTAATGAGACGTGGTCTGAGATGGTGTTCAAACCTTGGGCTGCCACATCTCATATTGATCTCTCAAGTTTTTCCAAATAGTTTCCACTGCTTTTTGTGGTGCCATAGAAAAAGGGTCTACaacaatggaagaaagaaaaagtgGAACATACTAATATCAATGAAGAACattagattgaaaaaaaaattatatattttaatcattttgtgaCCAAAGAATGGATGTTGGATAGAAAATATGATTGAAAACTTCTTTAGTGCAAGTGCAGCACTAGGATTCCAACTTTTTCTTCCTTGGCAACCAATAAAGCAAGGCCAGAACAAGGGTTGTATATAGAAACAATAAATAGATAAGCATTCCTGAGACTGCATGCAAAATACTATGTTGGTGCAGCAATAACCCTACAAAAAGTGACACTTTCTTAGCCACCGAACTtgataattatttcaattttctaTCCAATTTTCAGTTGGTCGTTTGCCACTGCTTCAAACACCATAAACGGTAAAACAATACTTCAAAAGAATCCTCTTTGAAAAAGTTCAATATGTTAAAAGTTCCAAACTACTTGTAGTtacaaaattttcccttttttacccTAACATAAAAGGAGATACTTGTTTCTCAACTGATAAAAAGAAATATAGAGAAGAGCTCAGTTTGAAGTAGTATCATAATTAGCACTCTTGGACAGGATTTATGGTAATTCTCAACATTCCAATGCAAATATAAAGACAACTAAGGAGCAGATACCGTTTAGAGCCAAGAGCAAACAATATCCAAACTTAAAAAGCCATGCATGCTCAACGAATCAACAAGCATTTAGTTCGGTCATATATTAAAATAACACAAAACTTATTAAAGATTTCTTGAGGAATAATCATGAGCATTAAAGCTTCAATAACCATTAAATAGCAGAAATGCAAAAATAAGAGAGAATTGACTGAAAAAACATACCAGTCCAGCACTCCATTCTTAACTTCAGCTTATTCCGAGTCGGAATATGTCAGGGATAAAGCCGGagcagaataagaaacattattaaCTACAGCAGGACAACTAAAAATGTGTACGGGAGAGAAAATTTTCGAAATAAATAGCATTTAAGTCTACTGTTTGGCTTCCGGTAAAATGCAGAATCAACAGAATTTGCTGACCCATAGATGtatcaataattatttaaaaaaacaaaagaaacaataattaaaactacaaagttttcttttcatatattatttgttCGTGTATCTGTCATTTTTTTAGacacctcttttttttttaatttaggttctCTTATTTACAAAatcttaatataaatttttaaaaatagtataaaatacatgtgaaagCCCAAAGACTCGCAAGCGACAAGCCCAAAACCTTAACCTCATAAATATTCTGCTaagcaaaaattacaaaaaaaaaggcCAATAACACTAAACCAATCCAAAAAGAAACCAAATCTAAGCATAATATAAGCCCAAATCTAAGCATTATATAAGCCTAAAACGAAACCAAAACATAAGCACAAACCTAAGCCCAATATGAGTACAAACCAAGACGCACCCCTATGTGTGATATATAACACACAAAAACAAAGACAAACGACCCAAGCCCAAGCCGAAACCCAAACCTAAGCTAACATTAGCACAATCCAAGAGCCGAACTATAggtatcaaacaaaaaaaaaaaaaaaaccacacaAATCCATAATTTAATCATAACAAAACAATGATCTTTTAATCTGAAAACCAAAAACCCTGACAAAAACTAacttaaaatattagtaaaacgAAGTATATATCTGAAACTATAAATAAAGACGCATACAAAATACAGGGGCATTGTTTATTTTCAAACTCGTTTGGTTCAGTATAGCAGGGGAGCTCATCCATTGGTGAAACTTTAACTTTCATCTTCTCCGGCAAGCGTGGGCAACTAGCAGAATGATTTGTGTATTTGGTTGAGAAGTAGTTTACCGTGATGTTCAAGCTGATCAAACAACAATATAACACATTGGTTAACCAACTATTGACCTAAACAAAACAGGATTTATCAGGGATAAAAGGCAAGTATATACCTCTGCAAGGCAGGGAGGGCGAGCATCGTATATGCAAGTTTTATCTTATTGGTGACACCAGAGAAGGATTTAAATGTTGCAGCTGCTTGCCTCACAGCCGCTGATTCTTGAGGATGCTGCAAGGCCCACTCAAACTGCAGGCATCAACCCATCAgaaaacatttatatattaataataagcCATGAGTCAGAACAGTTATTGGAAGTATTACATATACTAAAATCAATTAGctcagaaaattttaaattttggaagcATTCTTCACCAATCAAGAATGTCTCTTCGAGTGTCAAAAAGCTGCCTTTTcggcatttaaaaaaaatccggCATTCTCTATCTCTTATTGCTGTATGGCTCAATGTAACATACAAATTTGTATATAGCACTTCATCAACTAAGCATGGACAACATAAGACAATTAAATTTCACAATAAAGTAGATAAGAACCCAAAAAACCCCCTAAACTAAAGGTTTCCTGCCATAGCCAAATCTCATCTAGACTGAGAAGATATTCATCTGCAGTCGCTGGAATAAGTTAACCAAATACCATAAGAATAAAAAAGATGATACAAATGCATGAAAACTAAAGGTAGAATATAGCTGTTGAGCCCAACAAAATTCCTTGTTACAACAAGCAAGCTAGGATCCAGAGCGCATGTATACAAGAAAATCAACAAGCGCTAAATGATGAGACTTGTGAGATAGACCAATTCATAGTCATATAAATGGCATTTCAAGCATAACCTGCCAGTTTTCTACTAAGCCCAAAAGGTGATGCAACAGATTCAAATACAACCATGTTATagactatatataaaatataaattcttGTAGTATTAAAGAACACAAAAACAATGTCTTTTGGTGTAAGAATACACATGAACTATCAAACTCTGACAAACTAGAGCAAAGTGGATTACCTGCTGGTCATCATCATTTTCGGCATGGGTTATTCCTAGCAATCTCCAACCTTCAGCATTCTCAGGATTTTTCATAACTTCAGCCTCAAGGTCAAGCACTGCTTCACTCAAAAGTCCTTTCCTCAATAGCTCTTGACCTTCTTTTAAAGGATTTTGATGACCAACATATGGATTCATATCAGAAAATACATAGACACCCCTTGAAGCGTCCAACCGCTGAGGAACCTACAAgttttcacaaccaaaacattcaTGTAGAATTAAGAGAGGTTATAAAGTGAACTTCTTCAAGGCTACCAGACTTACTCATCATATGAATTTGCCCAGCTATCAGACGAACTATCTCCCAAAGCCCCCTCACCAACTTGATGACCAAATTCTTCGGCCCAGTCATCAACATGCAACTTTGAGAATTCATTGACACATTGATCATCGACAGACTCTTGTTGCAATCTTTCAGCTCCAAATTCATTGGCCCAATGGTCAGGTCCACAGAAAACCTATTAACCATCAAGTCAAGAACACTTAATGAAATGAAGAAAATTAGAATATTTCAAATAAGAATAAGAGCTTCGCACGGTTTAAGAGTCTCGAAATAATACATGACACTCAGAATCATTAGTTGCACTTTGTATCctgaataaacaaatcaaaagacCCTAGTTGTTCTCATACAGTAGCAAACTCCTCAGCCCATTGATCAGGTTGAAGAAAATCAAAGAACCACCAACCAGAGTAGCAGATTCTGTATAATAAAAACATTTATACAAATTACAATGTTTTTAGCTGGTTTAATACCAAACAGAGATATACAATTACAAGAATCATCGGTGACAGTTTATCTTCTAACTTATTATAATCAATAATGTCTCACTGCTCAATTTAGTAGCAAACTCCATGGCCCATTGGTTTGGCCCATAGAAATACTAAGAACCACCAAAACGGTGAGTAgcatattttataaataacaaatatagATAAATCTCATATAAGATTTACAGGTTTAGTTGATTTAAAAGTTCAACTGAAGATGTAATAATACAGAATCATTAGTCATTCACACTTTATTTGCTAAATTATAGATGATATATAGATAGTATCACTAACCAAACCATCATTATCATTTGGGACATTCTCAAATTACCAAAACTAGTTTCAACCACCTACGGTTGGTGAATGAGATTACTACCTAAGGTCAATGATGTTAGTTCCATTTTAGTCTACGTAGGCAAGGCAGAAGAAAAAAAGGAGGAAACTGCTAAAAGGAATTTATGACTGATTATCAGGACATATTAATCTATAAGCTTCTTTAGCTTCCACAAGATCTCTACTAGCCTCATCATGAGCAAATTCATCAGCCCAAGAAGCACCTACAGTGTACTGTTGCTGATATTCTGTTGCCCAGTTCTCTGATGCTGGTTTGACCTGATTATCATCAATGATAAGTTCACCACGACTCATCTTGGATAcaaattgaagaaattttgaaTTCTGCTAGCCCCAATACATACAGCACATAAGTGCATTGAAAATTCAGAACATATGTGCCCATCTCACAATCTGaactataaaatttaaacattgttGACCAGAGATGGGCACATATGTTGACCAGAGATCCAGAGCCTAAAACACTGAAACAAAAGCCCAAAAATACCAGCCCAAACCTAAACCTAGGCCCCAAGCCTCAAACTCCTATACCCCAAACCCGGATATCCCCGGAATGGGATATACCAAACCGGGATATCCTTCACGAGGATAACCCCGAACCAGGATATCCCTGGAATGGGATATCCCCGGCTGGAATAACTACGGCAGGTAACCCGGTCCAAACACATAAAAAAACTGAACCGGATAACAAAACAGCTGAACCGGGCACTAAAAATAACGAACCGGGATAGGATATGATGGTAATATTCCTGGAATAGCTTATCCCGAAACGGGATATAACAGGGATATCCCTGGAGCAGAATAAGAATGAAAATAAACCCAGAACTTCTTGTTATGCACGCTTTGATCACAAATCTTTGTGCGCTAGCCAAGAGTCATCCACATCGCAGTAGACATGTTTTATGATGCAAGTAGTAACCATATGACATTAAGATTATACCTATACATTTTCAATCACTTCGATATTTTCCAAATGCATAGAACCTAAAAATCAAGAAAGTATCAACCATTTATTACTGagcaaaccaaaaaaaaaaaaaaaaccacaccACAAGTCTCAGTTTTCACAATAACATACATGCTATGATtaatctctctctatatataaacCCCTGCATTCTAGGGTTTAAGATATATCTTAATATCTTCTTGTATCTTTAGACACAAGAAAAGGAATACTGAATCACATATTTTGCAGTGAAATAGTTCAATGTAAAATTATCCTTTGAACGTGTAAGGCGTACATAAGTGTTGACTGCAGAACCATCTCAATTCGGGCATTACAAAATAatggaggaaaaaagaaaaggaaactacTAGACGtcaaaaaaaaacagaaaaatggGTAGGGACACATATAAAGTAAAAAGGTTTCTTCAAGCTTGATTACCATAAAAGATTATCTGTCAAAGAGAATCAGATACATGATAGCTGGAACAATGATATGCATGCTACAATGCGTTGTGCAACATTATCCCTtgtcaaaaagaagaaaaaatagttGCAAGTGAAAATAACTATACAATGTTACTCTGTTATCTCGGAAGTCAGACAGACATctgcaaaaagaaaaagcttTAACTAGAGGCATGCTGTTAGGGTTGAAACAAATAGAGCAAATTAGATCCCCTGCCATGTCATTAAGTGTAGTTTTAGAATTCAAGCTTTCTGCAGAACCCCAAATCAATGACCCTTGATCTCCCAGTGAGTTTAATAGGAGCACCAGGGCAAGTATCAGAAACCCCATTTAGGCAAGGAGCTCAAGGGGTGTCTTACTACCATCAGATCACATTCTATATTTGAAAATTCAGTAAGAAAACCCTCAGCTTGGTTTGAAACAATAACTTCCAAGAGATTTTCATAAACAGACTCAAACATTTCTTCATCTGAAATAGAATCTACAGCAGTTCTATGGTTTACAGAACCCACAGTTCCAACAGAGATGTTAAAATTTAGGCGGCGTGCAACAGTTATCCTCATTTCATCAACATATTTCCTGTAGGAAGGAGCAAACACCATGCATTCTGGGCCAGGAGCAAAATCTAGGACTACTATGGTTGACAGAAACCATTGACTCTTGGTTTATGGTCGTATCAGGATCAAAGTGAGGATGATTTTGTGCTTTCTTCACTTCGGTGGGTGGAGAATTAAATTTATAGGGGAACTCTCCAATTCCTCTGTTCGCATCAGAGGTGATAGGCCCTAGAGAAGATTCCTTATTACCTTGTCTAGTAGTTGCCGAAGGATCAATAATTACCCTATTAGTTTCGCCTGTGCAGTTTTTAATTAACTTGGGAGAATTTTTGCTGGCACAATTTCCAGAATCCATTGATCCAATCATAAAACAAAGCCTAGGCAGCTGCAACGAAgggaataaaaatattattattgaaaaaaaaaaagccaagAGGAGAGGTCATGTTGGCGAATCTTGAAGACGGCAGATGAATAAGAAAGTCTAACCCTATTCCCAACCCTAAAGCACCATTTCAAAACTAAGTTTTTGTGTTTTAAACTACATCCTGTTTTCGTTTTTAGATGTAAAAACCCTAGATTCAAAAGTAACACTAAAGCAAAAGGAAAACAGAGGATCAAATATGCAAAGATGAGCACAAGTCAGAATCCTTCTTTCATTTGAATTATGAAATGCAACACAAGGCATTTTGTACTCAACCCAGAAAGCAGAAAATCCTAATAATCTTAGAGTAACAGAAAagtaaattaatgaaaaatacgAGAGAGCTATTTCATTTTAAGTCACAGAAACCCTAGAAAAAAAAAGTCTAACAAAATCAACGAGTGGATAGGGACAATAGTAAAGacgaataaaaagaaaatgcttACTCGAGAAACCAAGCCGAATGCTGAAGGCGAACAGAAACAGTAGCAGCAGCAGCCGCGCAGCGAAGAAGGGAATAAAAGTGGCAGCACTATCCTCGAAACCACAAAGCTAATgttctgaaatttttaatttcataagtactTCCAGATTGGTAGGATCGGCCTCCTGAGCGCGCATCATTGCGGCAATAGCCTGTACAGAGATATCTAATTAGTGAATTACATTTTTTCTACAAAGTCAAATATTTGGACCCCAATAAAGACCACATAAAACTGCAGATACATTAATCAAGAATAACAGAAGTATTAAAAGGTCTTGCATAATCCATGTAAGTCTCAAGATAATGACAAGCAGACACATTAATCATCCAAAACAATTTGCAATAAATGTGAAACATTACACTTCATAGGCTTGATTTAAACATAGTTTAAGATGGGACCTTATccattcaaattaattttaattaagccaAAAAGGTTTTGACATGGTTCAAGAATAAATAGAAGTGATGATAAGTGAAATGTAATGCACTACTAGTTCATGTGACAACAAACGATAATAGGATAGATCCAGAACATTAACAGCCAGGCAAAGACTGCGGCCTTAGATCTGGTACTCTGACTGAAGCCTCAGGCCACTAAGATAAACATAATACCAATCATATTGCAAACTTCAATGTTTAAACGAAAAATAGCTCCTTCTATCCCTTTCCACTAGAAGTTTTCATATATAAGAAATGAACATTGCATGGTACACCAACATGGCTATATCAAGCCAGAAAATAGATCCTTTGTGTTCAAAAGGTTTTCTTGCTTGCTTGATCAATAAGTTGTTCTGTTTCCTAAAATAAGATGCTATTCACAGGGCATTAGACAAGATTAAAAATGATTTAGATTTAGGTGGAATAGAAAGGTAAATGGTCAACGTTGCCAGCAAAGAATCATAACCAAAGATGCTGAACAGAGCTGAACTAGACAAGCAGTCACATCTCTTAATAGAAATTCTTGTAGTATTAAAGAACACAAAAACAATGCCTTTTGGTGTAAGAATACACATCAACTATCCAACTCTGACAAACTAGAGCAAAGTGGATTACCTGCTGGTCATCATCATTTTCAGCATGGGTTATTCCTAGCAATCTCCAACATTCAGCATCAGATCACATTCTTCATTTGAAAATTCAGTAAGAAAACCCTCAGCTTGGTTTGAAACAATAACTTCCAAGAGATTTTCATAAACAGACTCAAACATTTCTTCATCTGAAATAGAATCTACAGCAGTTCTATGGTTTACAGAACCCACAGTTCCAACAGAGATGTTAAAATTTAGGCGGCGTGCAACAGTTATCCTCATTTCATCAACATATTTCCTGTAGGAAGGAGCAAACACCATGCATTCTGGGCCAGGAGCAAAATCTAGGACTACTATGGTTGACAGAAAAAAGGTGATGCAACAGATTCAAATACAACCATGTTATagactatatataaaatataaattcttGTAGTATTAAAGAACACAAAAACAATGTTTTTTGGTGTAAGAATACACATCAACTATCCAACTCTGACAAACTAGAGCAAAGTGGATTACCTGCTGGTCATCATCATTTTCAGCATGGGTTATTCCTATCAATCTCCAACCTTCAGCATTCTCAGGATTTTTCATAACTTCAGCCTCTAGGGCAAGCACTGCTTCACTCAAAAGTCCTTTCCTCAATAGCTCTTGACCTTCTTTTAAAGGATTTTGATGACGAACATATGGATTCATATCAGAAAATACATAGACACCCCTTGAAGTGTCCGACCGCTGAGGAACCTACAAGTTTTCACAACCAAAAGCAGGCTAAAAGGTGACATGCATGTAAAG
The sequence above is drawn from the Gossypium hirsutum isolate 1008001.06 chromosome A05, Gossypium_hirsutum_v2.1, whole genome shotgun sequence genome and encodes:
- the LOC107939594 gene encoding uncharacterized protein isoform X1, which gives rise to MDVGVVVLVGCFGKERNSGSVLAFRDIAPQAPMHILIIPKSKDGLTGLSKVPQRSDTSRGVYVFSDMNPYVRHQNPLKEGQELLRKGLLSEAVLALEAEVMKNPENAEGWRLIGITHAEVMKNPENAEGWRLLGITHAENDDDQQFEWALQHPQESAAVRQAAATFKSFSGVTNKIKLAYTMLALPALQSLNITVNYFSTKYTNHSASCPRLPEKMKVKVSPMDELPCYTEPNEFENKQCPCILYASLFIVSDIYFVLLIF
- the LOC107939594 gene encoding uncharacterized protein isoform X3; translated protein: MHILIIPKSKDGLTGLSKVPQRSDTSRGVYVFSDMNPYVRHQNPLKEGQELLRKGLLSEAVLALEAEVMKNPENAEGWRLIGITHAEVMKNPENAEGWRLLGITHAENDDDQQFEWALQHPQESAAVRQAAATFKSFSGVTNKIKLAYTMLALPALQSLNITVNYFSTKYTNHSASCPRLPEKMKVKVSPMDELPCYTEPNEFENKQCPCILYASLFIVSDIYFVLLIF
- the LOC121203352 gene encoding regulatory-associated protein of TOR 1-like, with the translated sequence MAAEICLSQLPLLVEDPNAEFQPSSFFTDQLIAFEVCLDHGSEHKKPPEQLPIVVQVLLSQCHRIRALVLLGRFLDMGPWAVDLVVL
- the LOC121203258 gene encoding double-stranded RNA-binding protein 3-like, whose amino-acid sequence is MECWTDPFSMAPQKAVETIWKNLRDQYEMWQPKARSKVEVDPIVDEVKKHCNTCCRYAKSESFISLQWTWCSKANCKW
- the LOC107939594 gene encoding uncharacterized protein isoform X2, which gives rise to MVLAFRDIAPQAPMHILIIPKSKDGLTGLSKVPQRSDTSRGVYVFSDMNPYVRHQNPLKEGQELLRKGLLSEAVLALEAEVMKNPENAEGWRLIGITHAEVMKNPENAEGWRLLGITHAENDDDQQFEWALQHPQESAAVRQAAATFKSFSGVTNKIKLAYTMLALPALQSLNITVNYFSTKYTNHSASCPRLPEKMKVKVSPMDELPCYTEPNEFENKQCPCILYASLFIVSDIYFVLLIF